The region AAATCGGCAAATTAGCTGAATATCGCCAAAATTAAAGAATGCGTTTCTCTGATTATACTCCACCCGCACCGCCGAACCGTCGTCGGTTAAACTGGACTTGAGCAGGTTCAATGCCTTTTTTGGCAGAATAAACGAATGTTCTACACCGGGCGAAACATCTTTGCGTTTCAAACGAACCAATCGATTGGCATCGGTGGCCACAAAGTTTGCCGAATCCTGAAACAATTCAACATAAACGCCAGTTAAATTGAGCCTCAAGTCATCGTTTCCAGTAGCAAATATGGTTTTAGAAATACTGCTCAAAAGCACACTGCTCTTCATTTCAAACGAAGATTCGGTTTCTATCTCAGGTATTTTCGGAAAATCAACTCCCGGCTGACCCGCCAGTTTATATCTACCGTTTTCTGACCGAAGTTCTACCGCATTGGTATCTGCATCTAACGTAAAGGTAATTGGCTGGTTGGGCAACGACCTTAATGTATCGATGGTAAGTCGGCTGGGAACAGCCACCAAACAATCTTCCTCCGCCTGAACATCAAGGCTGGTACTCATACTGGTTTCCAGATCGGTGCTTGTAATGGTTAAAACTCCGTTTTTTATATCAAACAAAAAATGGTCGAGTATGGGCAATATCGGTTTGGCCGCAATTGTTCCGCTGATGGCCTGCAATTTTTGCAAAAGTGCCGAGGTGTTAACAATAAATTTCATTTACTAATAACTAAATTTTATATGTGTGGCGAAGTTATATCTTTGGTTTAAAATAAATCAAAATATGTTAAAAATGTTCCCGTTTTTGTTGAAAATGAAGAATGAATTAAAACAGAATCTCAAAAAATCATTAAAAAAAAGTATTCGTTAAAGTCGAAACATTATCTTTCGGCCTTTAAAGGAATCAAAAAGAAATAAAAACAATGATTGAAGAAGAAAACGACTTGACGGCACACGAAACCAATGATCTGAGGGCAATTTTGGAGGCTGAAACTAATAATGATATAGCTAAGATTGTAGAATTA is a window of Flavobacteriales bacterium DNA encoding:
- the dnaN gene encoding DNA polymerase III subunit beta; amino-acid sequence: MKFIVNTSALLQKLQAISGTIAAKPILPILDHFLFDIKNGVLTITSTDLETSMSTSLDVQAEEDCLVAVPSRLTIDTLRSLPNQPITFTLDADTNAVELRSENGRYKLAGQPGVDFPKIPEIETESSFEMKSSVLLSSISKTIFATGNDDLRLNLTGVYVELFQDSANFVATDANRLVRLKRKDVSPGVEHSFILPKKALNLLKSSLTDDGSAVRVEYNQRNAFFNFGDIQLICRFIDERYPDYNAVIPAENPRVLTINRNDFLNSVRRISIFSNKSTHQIRLKISGSELVISTEDMDMANEATERLACDFKGDDIEIGFNSRLLMEVLSNMDSENINLEMSVPSRAGILLPDENDEGEDLLMLVMPMMLNASS